Proteins from a single region of Elgaria multicarinata webbii isolate HBS135686 ecotype San Diego chromosome 23, rElgMul1.1.pri, whole genome shotgun sequence:
- the PEX11G gene encoding peroxisomal membrane protein 11C, with translation MAGAPFCGLVSLLETYRGRDRVARTLAYGCQLAGGTLVAQRHPAESPLGRSLLAVSAQLSHCRTVLRLFDDLSMLAYSRQYGLGVKEDDAAVRWLSVLNNVADQLYYPCEHVAWAADADIIRANANRWWALSTALWGVSLLLGVARSLRILSQLRSKLRDQPSKDALEKARAQAQAEALSILSNLADFCNAVHWMPPGVLWAGKFPPWLVGLMGTVSSLTGIYLSYARGSGASA, from the exons ATGGCGGGGGCCCCGTTCTGCGGTCTGGTCTCGCTGCTGGAGACTTACCGGGGCAGAGACcgagtg GCGCGCACCCTCGCCTATGGCTGCCAGTTGGCCGGAGGGACGTTGGTGGCCCAAAGACACCCCGCCGAGTCCCCGCTGGGCCGCAGCCTTCTGGCCGTCTCGGCCCAGCTGAGCCACTGCCGGACGGTCCTCCGCCTTTTCGATGACCTCTCCATGCTGGCCTACAGCCGCCAGTACGGGCTGGGGGTTAAG GAGGACGACGCGGCGGTCCGCTGGCTCTCCGTCCTCAACAACGTGGCCGACCAGCTCTACTACCCCTGTGAACACGTGGCCTGGGCTGCCGACGCCGACATCATCCGTGCCAACGCAAACCGGTGGTGGGCGCTCAGCACAGCCCTCTGGGGGGTCTCTCTGCTCCTGGGGGTGGCACG CTCTCTGAGAATTTTGTCCCAGCTCAGAAGCAAGCTGCGGGATCAGCCCAG CAAGGACGCCCTGGAGAAAGCGAGGGCCCAAGCGCAGGCCGAAGCCTTGAGCATCCTCAGCAACCTGGCCGACTTCTGCAACGCCGTCCACTGGATGCCCCCGGGAGTGCTCTGGGCGGGCAAGTTCCCCCCATGGCTCGTGGGCCTGATGGGGACCGTCTCTTCGCTCACCGGCATCTACCTGAGCTACGCAAGGGGCAGCGGTGCGTCCGCCTGA